The Maylandia zebra isolate NMK-2024a linkage group LG7, Mzebra_GT3a, whole genome shotgun sequence genome contains a region encoding:
- the LOC143419753 gene encoding uncharacterized protein LOC143419753, whose amino-acid sequence MDPKRCKGRGRGGERGRGEGGGERRRQGRGRARARRQSVSDEIRATLVHHVLVHGMTMREAGQRVQPNLSRFTVASIIRTFREENRTQRRPPGGGRLRLLSEEQERELVNMVIANNVIRLQEIQRRVIEDDHLFRGINAISLSTIDRKNQFRMKQAYRVPFERNSDRVKNQRVEYVQRIFEIEGRPVPHEIIFVDEAGFNLTKRRKRGRNIIGHRAIVNVPGQRGGNVTMCAAISQRGVLHRHGVLGPYNTMLLLAFLDGLRQHMFQLDYREPAQPEQPHYVVVWDNVSFHRAALVRDWFTNNPRFSNIFLPAYSPFLNPIEELFSAWRWKVYGREPYVCVHLLQAMEEACLDISVDACQGWIRHARGFYPRCLAGANIACDVDEILWPDPDQRQDAEVG is encoded by the exons ATGGATCCAAAGAGATGcaaaggaagaggacgtggtggAGAAAGAGGACGTGGTGAAGGAGGTGGAGAACGACGGCGACAAGGAAGGGGAAGAGCAAGGGCAAGAAGACAGTCAGTCTCGGATGAAATTCGAGCCACTTTAGTTCACCATGTCCTTGTCCATGGGATGACTATGAGGGAGGCTGGGCAACGAGTACAACCAAATTTGAGTCGCTTCACTGTTGCCTCCATCATCAGAACCTTCAGGGAGGAAAACAG GACACAGAGACGACCACCTGGTGGAGGCAGGTTAAGGCTTTTGTCGGAGGAGCAAGAGAGGGAACTTGTAAACATGGTAATTGCAAATAATGTAATCCGCCTGCAAGAGATTCAAAGGAGAGTGATTGAGGATGATCATCTTTTTCGAGGCATAAATGCCATCAGCCTCTCCACAATTGACCGAAAGAATCAATTCCGGATGAAACAGGCATACCGAGTCCCTTTCGAACGAAActctgacagagtgaaaaaCCAACGTGTGGAATATGTTCAG AGAATCTTTGAGATTGAAGGACGGCCTGTTCCCCATGAAATAATCTTTGTGGATGAGGCAGGTTTTAACCTgaccaaaagaaggaaaagggggAGGAACATAATTGGCCATCGGGCTATTGTAAATGTCCCTGGTCAGCGTGGGGGGAATGTCACTATGTGCGCAGCCATCAGCCAACGAGGGGTACTCCACCGCCATGGCGTACTAGGACCCTATAACACTATGCTTCTCCTTGCTTTTCTTGATGGTTTAAGACAACATATGTTCCAGCTGGACTACAGGGAACCAGCACAGCCAGAGCAGCCTCACTACGTTGTTGTGTGGGATAACGTCAGCTTCCATCGCGCTGCTCTGGTTCGTGACTGGTTTACCAATAACCCAAGGTTTTCTAATATCTttctgcctgcatactctcccTTTCTAAACCCGATAGAGGAGTTATTTTCGGCATGGCGGTGGAAAGTGTATGGCCGAGAACCTTATGTCTGTGTTCACCTCCTTCAGGCCATGGAAGAGGCCTGCCTAGACATATCAGTAGATGCATGCCAGGGGTGGATCAGGCATGCAAGAGGATTTTACCCCCGCTGCCTGGCTGGGGCCAATATagcctgtgatgtggatgagattcTCTGGCCTGACCCAGACCAAAGACAAGATGCTGAGGTGGGATAA